The following proteins are encoded in a genomic region of Magnolia sinica isolate HGM2019 chromosome 1, MsV1, whole genome shotgun sequence:
- the LOC131238854 gene encoding (-)-germacrene D synthase-like isoform X2: MALSFPLSSTVPTPEHRIPEVVRHTAVYHPSVWGDYFLKYSEDTKVDAWAKRVEELKEEVKRIMSEAKGSVQELQLIDDLQRLEVAYHFEKEIDEALHRICGVYATVDYDDLHAVALRFRLLRQEGYNVSSDVFTKFKDDQGHFKASLTSDVKGMLSLYEAAYLSTHGEDILDEAIVFTTGHLKSLMAHLDHPLATQVHHALELPLRKRIQRLEARYYISVYDDDVAPRDVLLELAKLDFNVVQSLHRKEIKEISRWWKDIDVARKLPYARDRIVEVYFWTLSVYFEPQYSRGRIVMTKMIGLFSIMDDTYDAYGTLEELEPFTEAIERWDAEAMDQMPEFMKVCFQALLETVLKIEGLLTQEERSYRIPYLKEVVKELARAYLVEAQWFNSGYVPTLKEYLRIALLTSGYPALTLVSFVGMGEIATKEAFEWTRNEPKLIRAASFISRIVDDIQSGKFEQTRGHVASAVQCYMNENGASEQEARDKFREMITMAWKDINQECLRPTSIPMPLLMRVINLTNVIETLYMHEDGYTNSSGATKVKITTVLIKPISV, from the exons ATGGCtctttcctttcctctttcttctaCTGTTCCGACCCCAGAACATAGAATACCGGAGGTGGTCCGCCACACTGCGGTGTATCACCCTAGCGTCTGGGGTGATTACTTCCTGAAGTATTCAGAAGACACTAAG GTGGATGCATGGGCTAAAAGGGTTGAAGAGCTGAAGGAAGAAGTGAAAAGGATAATGAGCGAGGCAAAGGGGTCAGTGCAAGAATTGCAACTGATCGATGATCTCCAACGCCTTGAAGTGGCGTATCACTTTGAAAAGGAGATAGACGAGGCGTTACACCGTATATGTGGTGTATATGCTACTGTTGATTATGATGATCTGCATGCCGTTGCTCTAAGATTTCGATTGCTAAGACAGGAAGGTTATAATGTGTCATCTG ATGTATTTACTAAGTTCAAAGACGATCAGGGCCACTTCAAGGCCAGCTTAACCAGCGACGTGAAGGGCATGTTAAGCTTATACGAAGCAGCTTATCTTAGCACACATGGAGAAGACATCCTAGATGAAGCCATTGTTTTCACTACTGGGCACCTTAAGTCcctcatggcccaccttgatcatccTCTTGCAACACAAGTGCACCATGCGCTCGAGCTACCGCTGCGCAAACGCATACAGAGGTTGGAAGCAAGGTACTACATTTCAgtttatgatgatgatgtggcaCCGAGGGATGTGTTGCTCGAGCTCGCGAAGTTGGATTTCAATGTGGTACAGTCATTGCACCGAAAAGAGATTAAGGAAATCTCAAG GTGGTGGAAGGACATCGACGTAGCCAGAAAGCTGCCGTATGCGAGAGATCGGATAGTGGAGGTCTACTTTTGGACACTCTCGGTGTATTTCGAACCACAGTACTCTCGAGGTAGAATTGTAATGACCAAAATGATAGGTCTCTTCTCGATAATGGATGACACCTACGATGCGTATGGTACATTAGAGGAGCTAGAACCATTCACTGAAGCAATTGAAAG GTGGGATGCAGAAGCCATGGATCAGATGCCGGAGTTCATGAAAGTGTGTTTCCAGGCACTTCTAGAAACCGTACTCAAAATAGAGGGCCTGCTGACTCAAGAAGAAAGATCCTACCGAATCCCATACTTAAAAGAAGTG GTGAAAGAATTGGCAAGAGCCTACCTTGTTGAGGCCCAGTGGTTCAACAGTGGATACGTGCCCACGTTAAAGGAGTATTTGCGCATTGCATTACTTACCAGCGGCTATCCTGCGCTTACCTTAGTTTCTTTCGTTGGTATGGGAGAAATAGCTACAAAGGAGGCTTTTGAGTGGACCAGGAATGAACCAAAACTCATCAGAGCCGCCTCTTTCATTAGCCGAATTGTGGATGACATACAGTCGGGCAAG TTCGAGCAAACGAGAGGGCATGTCGCTTCGGCTGTGCAATGCTACATGAATGAGAATGGTGCATCAGAGCAGGAAGCTCGTGACAAGTTCCGTGAAATGATTACAATGGCATGGAAAGACATCAACCAAGAATGCCTTAGGCCGACGTCTATCCCAATGCCTCTCCTCATGCGAGTTATCAATCTGACAAACGTGATAGAAACCTTATACATGCATGAAGATGGATACACTAATTCTAGTGGTGCAACAAAAGTTAAAATCACCACAGTGCTAATAAAACCCATATCCGTTTGA
- the LOC131238854 gene encoding (-)-germacrene D synthase-like isoform X1, with translation MALSFPLSSTVPTPEHRIPEVVRHTAVYHPSVWGDYFLKYSEDTKKVDAWAKRVEELKEEVKRIMSEAKGSVQELQLIDDLQRLEVAYHFEKEIDEALHRICGVYATVDYDDLHAVALRFRLLRQEGYNVSSDVFTKFKDDQGHFKASLTSDVKGMLSLYEAAYLSTHGEDILDEAIVFTTGHLKSLMAHLDHPLATQVHHALELPLRKRIQRLEARYYISVYDDDVAPRDVLLELAKLDFNVVQSLHRKEIKEISRWWKDIDVARKLPYARDRIVEVYFWTLSVYFEPQYSRGRIVMTKMIGLFSIMDDTYDAYGTLEELEPFTEAIERWDAEAMDQMPEFMKVCFQALLETVLKIEGLLTQEERSYRIPYLKEVVKELARAYLVEAQWFNSGYVPTLKEYLRIALLTSGYPALTLVSFVGMGEIATKEAFEWTRNEPKLIRAASFISRIVDDIQSGKFEQTRGHVASAVQCYMNENGASEQEARDKFREMITMAWKDINQECLRPTSIPMPLLMRVINLTNVIETLYMHEDGYTNSSGATKVKITTVLIKPISV, from the exons ATGGCtctttcctttcctctttcttctaCTGTTCCGACCCCAGAACATAGAATACCGGAGGTGGTCCGCCACACTGCGGTGTATCACCCTAGCGTCTGGGGTGATTACTTCCTGAAGTATTCAGAAGACACTAAG AAGGTGGATGCATGGGCTAAAAGGGTTGAAGAGCTGAAGGAAGAAGTGAAAAGGATAATGAGCGAGGCAAAGGGGTCAGTGCAAGAATTGCAACTGATCGATGATCTCCAACGCCTTGAAGTGGCGTATCACTTTGAAAAGGAGATAGACGAGGCGTTACACCGTATATGTGGTGTATATGCTACTGTTGATTATGATGATCTGCATGCCGTTGCTCTAAGATTTCGATTGCTAAGACAGGAAGGTTATAATGTGTCATCTG ATGTATTTACTAAGTTCAAAGACGATCAGGGCCACTTCAAGGCCAGCTTAACCAGCGACGTGAAGGGCATGTTAAGCTTATACGAAGCAGCTTATCTTAGCACACATGGAGAAGACATCCTAGATGAAGCCATTGTTTTCACTACTGGGCACCTTAAGTCcctcatggcccaccttgatcatccTCTTGCAACACAAGTGCACCATGCGCTCGAGCTACCGCTGCGCAAACGCATACAGAGGTTGGAAGCAAGGTACTACATTTCAgtttatgatgatgatgtggcaCCGAGGGATGTGTTGCTCGAGCTCGCGAAGTTGGATTTCAATGTGGTACAGTCATTGCACCGAAAAGAGATTAAGGAAATCTCAAG GTGGTGGAAGGACATCGACGTAGCCAGAAAGCTGCCGTATGCGAGAGATCGGATAGTGGAGGTCTACTTTTGGACACTCTCGGTGTATTTCGAACCACAGTACTCTCGAGGTAGAATTGTAATGACCAAAATGATAGGTCTCTTCTCGATAATGGATGACACCTACGATGCGTATGGTACATTAGAGGAGCTAGAACCATTCACTGAAGCAATTGAAAG GTGGGATGCAGAAGCCATGGATCAGATGCCGGAGTTCATGAAAGTGTGTTTCCAGGCACTTCTAGAAACCGTACTCAAAATAGAGGGCCTGCTGACTCAAGAAGAAAGATCCTACCGAATCCCATACTTAAAAGAAGTG GTGAAAGAATTGGCAAGAGCCTACCTTGTTGAGGCCCAGTGGTTCAACAGTGGATACGTGCCCACGTTAAAGGAGTATTTGCGCATTGCATTACTTACCAGCGGCTATCCTGCGCTTACCTTAGTTTCTTTCGTTGGTATGGGAGAAATAGCTACAAAGGAGGCTTTTGAGTGGACCAGGAATGAACCAAAACTCATCAGAGCCGCCTCTTTCATTAGCCGAATTGTGGATGACATACAGTCGGGCAAG TTCGAGCAAACGAGAGGGCATGTCGCTTCGGCTGTGCAATGCTACATGAATGAGAATGGTGCATCAGAGCAGGAAGCTCGTGACAAGTTCCGTGAAATGATTACAATGGCATGGAAAGACATCAACCAAGAATGCCTTAGGCCGACGTCTATCCCAATGCCTCTCCTCATGCGAGTTATCAATCTGACAAACGTGATAGAAACCTTATACATGCATGAAGATGGATACACTAATTCTAGTGGTGCAACAAAAGTTAAAATCACCACAGTGCTAATAAAACCCATATCCGTTTGA